In Streptomyces sp. ML-6, the genomic stretch GGCGGGTGGTGGAGATGCTGCGGGAGCTGGGGGTGACTGTTCCGCTGTTCACCTCCGACGGGCCGGAGGACCACATGCTCACGGGTGGTTCGGTGCCGGGGCTGCTCGCCACGGCGAACTTCGGGTCGGGTGCGCGGAAGGCGTTCGAGGTGTTGCGCCGCCATCAGCCGGAGGGGCCGTTGATGTGCATGGAGTTCTGGTGCGGCTGGTTCGAGCACTGGGATGCCGAGCCGGTCGTGCAGGGGCCGGAGCAGGCGGCCGGGGAGTTGCGGGAGGTTCTGGAGTGCGGGGCCTCGGTGAACATCTACATGGCGCACGGGGGGACGAATTTCGCCGGGTGGGCGGGGGCCAACCGGTCGGGTCCGCATCAGGACCGGGATTTCGAGCCGACGGTGACGTCGTACGACTACGACGCGCCGATCGACGAGTACGGGCGTCCCACGGAGAAGTTCTGGCGGTTTCGCGAGGTGCTCGCCGAGTACGCGGAGGGGCCGATTCCGGAGCTTCCGCCGGTGCCGGTCGGGCCGGCCGTGCCGGTGCGGGCGGAGCTGACGGGGTGGGCGTCGCTGGATGCGGTGCTGGAGGTGCTGGGCGACGAGGAGTCGGCGCCGTCGGGGGTTGCGCCGACCTTCGAGGAGTTGGGGGTCGACCGGGGTCTGGTGCGTTACCGGGTGGATGTGCCGGGGCCGCGCCGGCCGTATGCCCTGGGTGTGTCGGGGCTCCGGGACCGGGCCGTGGTGTACGTGGACGGGGTCCGGGCGGGTGTGCTGAGCGAGGGGGCCGGGACGCTGGAGGAGCCGGTGGCCGGTCCTGCGGAGATCGAGCTGTGGGTGGAGTCGCTGGGCCGGGTCAATTACGGGCCGCGGCTCGGTGAGCCGAAGGGGATCACCGGTGGGGTGCTGCACGAGCGGCAGTATCTGCACGGGGTGCGGGCCCGTGCGCTGCGGCTGGCGGCGTTCGAGGAGCCGGATGCGGTGGCCGGGGTTTCCTTCGGGGATGTCGGGGAGGCCGGGGCGACCGGGTTGTTCCGGGGGACGTTCGAGTTCACCGGGGTGTCCGGGGTGGGGCATGCGGGGCTCGAACTGCCGGGCTGGACGCGCGGGTTCGTGTGGGTGAACGGCTTCGGTCTGGGGCGCTACTGGTCGGTGGGTCCGCAGCGGACGCTGTACGTGCCGGGTCCGGTGTTGCGGAAGGGGGTCAACGAGGTGTGGGTGCTGGAGCTGGAGGGCTCGGGCGCGCCGTATGTGGAGCTGGGGTCGGGGGTGCCCGTCCGGACGGGCACCCCCGGGGTGTTCAGGTGTGACGTGTGCACCGGTGCCGCAACTGCGGTGATGTGTTGCACCCGTGCCGCAACTGCGGTGACGTGTGCGCCGGTGCTGCGGCTGCCGGGGCCGGTGGGACTCGTACCGGCCCCGGGGTGGCCGGGTCCGGGCCGGGGCACGGCCGCTCGGGTCCTGGCGTGGCCGTGGTCCGGGTGCCGGAGGCCGGCCGGCAGCCGCCCGGCTCCGGTCGGCTCAGGGCCGCCGGTGCCGGGGTCCGGCCGCCGGGGTCAGAGCGTGGCCGCGGCGGACGCGATCTGGGAGGCGAACGTCGAGACCTCGGTGTAGACGCCGGGGTAGCCGGGCCTGGCGCAGCCCTGGCCCCAGCTGACGATGCCCACCTGGATCCAGGCTCCGGCGCCGTCCCTGCGGAACATGGGGCCGCCGGAGTCGCCCTGGCAGGTGTCCACGCCGCCGGTGTCGATCAGTCCGGCGCAGATCTCCTCGCCGGGGACGAGGTCGCCGCCGTACGCGTCCTGGCAGTCGGCGTCGGAGACGAACGGCACGGTGGCCTTGAGGAGGTAGCGCTGCTGGGAGCCGCCCTCGGTGGCCGCGCCCCAGCCGGCGACGGTGAAGGTGCCGTTGTTGTAGGCGGTGCTGGTGGCGATCTTCAGGGTCGGCTGGTCGATGGGCTTGGCGAGCTTGATCAGTGCCCAGTCCTTGCCCTGGCCGTTGTAGCCGGGGGCCTGGAGGACCTTGGTGGAGCGGACCTTGATGGCGCTGGAGGACTGGAGGTCCACGACGCCGCCGGTGGCGGTGATGGAGGTGTCGTTGCCCGAGCCGTCCACGCAGTGCGCGGCGGTGAGGACGATGTCCTTGGCGTAGAGGGCGCCGCCGCAGCCCATGGAGAGCCGGACCATGAACGGGAACTCGCCCTGTGCCGCGCGGGTTCCGCCGACGACCGGGTTGGGGGCCGCGGAGGCGCCGGCGGGCTGGAGGCTGACTGCCGCGAGGACCACGGCGGCCATGACGGAACATCTCTTCACGGCGCGCAGAAGCTGCTTCAAGGGATTTCCTTCTTTCGTGGGGGGTTTGTGTGGGGGGTGGTGCGTGTGGGGGTGCTGTGCTCGGCCGGGGGTGTGACCGCGGGCGGCGCGGCACCGCGACACGCCTTTGGTCATGCCCTCGACAAAGCCTGGTTCGGATTATCCGGAAATGATCATCGAGCCCACAAGGATCACTTTCCGGCCAATTCCCGGCCGGGATCGCCCGTATGACCGACCGTGGGGTGGTGGCGGCGTCCCGGGGAGCGGGCTCCCGGCGCTCCCGGGTCGTTACAGTGAGGGCCGGGCCGCGCGGACGGGGGTGGGACGTGACGGACGGCGACGGGAACGGCGGCCGGGGCGGCGGCCCGGTGGTCCACGGCTTCCCGCACCTCGGAACCGTCCGGTCCGCGATCACCGCGCTGTACCGGCGGCTCTCGTACGAGGGCGTCCACGCCTACGCCACCAGCCTCATCCCGGCCGACGCGGCCTTCGACGACCGGGAGGACCTGCATCTCGGCGCCCAGCGGGTGGCGCGGGCCGTGGTCCAGCACCTGCGGCTGCCGGACGCCCGCATGATCGTGGCCTTCCGGACGATGGAGCACGCCGCGGCCGTCGAACTCACGGCGGGGCCCGAGTACTTCGTCGAGCTCAACGACCGCTTCCGCACCCACCGCAGGGACATCGGCGCCGCGCTCGCGCACGAGGCCACGCACGTGCTGCTGCACCGCCTGGGCCTGGAGTTCCCCGGCACGCGCGCCAACGAGATCCTCACCGACACCGTGACGACGTACCTGGGCGCGGGCTGGCTGCTGCTCGACGCCTTCCGCGAGGACGGGGTCTCCAGCCAGAAGCTCGGCTACCTCACGCCGGAGGAGTTCGGGTACGTCCTCGCCAAGCGGGCGCTCGCCCTCGGCGAGGACCCGTCCCCGTGGTTCACCAGCCCGCAGGCCTGCACCGCCTACGGGAAGGGGTACGCGCGGGCGCTCCGGGACCTCCGGCAGCCGCCCCTCGCGGCCGCCGGGTGGGCGGCCCGCCGCCGCTACGCCAAGGACCGGCGGCACGCCCGCACCCACCCGGACACGGCCCCGGCCCCGGCCCCGGCCCCCGAGGTCCCGTACGCCTTCGACAGCGGCCCGCAGGGGCTCCGGGTCTCCTTCGGCTGCCCCGTCTGCCACCAGCGCATCCGGGTGCCGGTGCGCGGCCGGGTGCGGGTCCGCTGCGGCCTGTGCCATACAGTCCTGGACTGCGACACCTGAACCGAGCGAGGGGGGCGGGGGCATGCAGATCCCCGATGCCGGACGGTCGTGGCTGCTGGATTGCGTGGTCGGCGTGCTCCTCACGTGGGACGAGTCCCCCGCATCGGCCGCCCGCCGGCTGGACGCCCTGCTGCGCGGGGCGACGCCGCACGAGCTGATGCGGCTGGAATCCGACTACCGGGGCCGGCGCCACGGTCTCGGAGTCCTCTGCCCCGGTGTCCTGGACGAGGACGGCACCCCGGCCGACCGCATCCCGGCCCACACCGCCACGACCTCCGGCGCCACGACCGACTACCGGGGAGCGGCCGAC encodes the following:
- a CDS encoding serine protease, yielding MKQLLRAVKRCSVMAAVVLAAVSLQPAGASAAPNPVVGGTRAAQGEFPFMVRLSMGCGGALYAKDIVLTAAHCVDGSGNDTSITATGGVVDLQSSSAIKVRSTKVLQAPGYNGQGKDWALIKLAKPIDQPTLKIATSTAYNNGTFTVAGWGAATEGGSQQRYLLKATVPFVSDADCQDAYGGDLVPGEEICAGLIDTGGVDTCQGDSGGPMFRRDGAGAWIQVGIVSWGQGCARPGYPGVYTEVSTFASQIASAAATL